The genomic stretch AAGGGGGCGCACGGTATATATGCCGTGCGCCCTTTTTGTTTTTTAATCCGTGAAGAAACGCCTCCTTCTTTTCCTGGCCTGGCTCGGTTTGTTCCTGGGGGCGCTCTCCGCCGTCGAGGTCTCGGCGGCGGTCGTGGGATGGGGAGGGGAAGGCGGTTTCGGATGGACCGCCGTCCGCATCCATCGGTTGATCCTGGTGGCGGGCGGCTTCTGCGCCGGGTGGGCGGCCTTTGCCGGCGGCGGGATCGGGCCGCTTCTCTCGCCCCGGACGGTCGCGGAGCGTTATGCCTCGGCGGGATTCTTTTTCCTGATCCTTTGGGTGGTCCTCCCGGGCGGCGCAGCCCTCCCCTCGGGCGCGGCGTGGACCGCCTCCGGGCTGCTATTCCTGTGGATGGCTCCGCTCTCGCTCGCGGCCCTGTGTCGCGCGTTGCCGGAGCGGGCGGGGCGGGGCGGGCTGCCGGAGGAGGGGGCGGCCCGATTCGGGTTTTGGATCCTGGTTCTGTTCGGCGGCTGGGCCGGGGCGGCCCGGGTCGCCTCGGGGCCGGTCCCGGCGTGGGTCGGGACGGCGGGGGTCGCCGCCGTCCTGCTGCTGGCCCTCGCCGGGGTGGCGTGGTGCGTGGTGCTGGCCGCGCTCTTCCGGGACGGGGGCTGGGACCGGATTCGCCATGGGGCGGGGGGCGGCTTCCTGCTGGCCGCGGCCCTGGCGTTTCCGCTGTGGCTGGCGCTGGTCTGGATCGGCTCCTTCCGGGGTCTCGGCGCGCATCTCCATCTGACCCTCTTTGACGCGGCGGTCGATGACATCGCGGTGCCGGGGCTGGGCGCGATGGCGTTCCTCGGCTACTTCGCCCGTCCCGTCCGGGCGCATCGCGCGGCGTTCTGGCTCTATGCGGGCGGCTTCGTTTTCCTGATCGGGGGCGGGCTGGCTGGCGGCATCCTGCAGGCTTTGGCCTTCACCGATCGGGCGGTCCCGTTCGCGGCGGTCGGCAGCTTGTTGAAACCGTTGCTTTGGATGCGGCTGATCGGGTGGGGAGCGATGGGGACCGCGCTGATCGTCTACGGGTGGGGATTTTTTGAGAGGAGGGCGAAATGAACGGGCGGCTCGCCTTCTTCGGCCTCCTCGCCGCCGCGACGCTCTTTTCGTGGTGCGGGCTGGTGCAATGGCCGTCCGCGCAGATGGCCGAGTTGGTTCCGAAGCATCCCGAACTCCGCGACGGCCAGATCGTCGAGGCGGAGGGGGACGTGATCGCCAAGTCGCTCTACCGATGGCAGGGCTGCTTCGTCTGCCACACGCGGCAGGTCGGTCCCGCCGACATTGCCTACGGGTGGGAGACGGAGCGGACGGGGCCGGTCGCCTGGGCCCGGCTCGGCATCCCGCCGGAGGGCGCGGACGGCGTCGTCGGCCTTTCCCGGATCGGTCCCGACCTGAGCCATCTCTCCGGGCGCTATACGCCGGAGGCGTTGGCGCGGTTTCTCTCCGGCCATCACGCGATGCCGCCGGACGGGACGTCTTCCCCGGAGCGGCTGGCAGCGTGGCTTCTCCAGTCGGAGAAAAAGGATGAGAGGGGAGCGAGGCCGTGAGCGATCTTTCTCCTCCTGTTCCTCCCTCCGCCCCGCGCTGGCTGACCCTCCTCGCCGGGATCGCGGGGCTGTGGGCGCTGAGCTATCTCTTCCTCTACAACGGCGGGTTCGACGGCGCGACGGTCGACGAGAACGCGACCTTCGCCGCGGCAGGCGACGCGGGCGGCGAGGCCGATCCGGTGGCGATGGGGAAGAAGCTCTACCGCCGGAACTGCCTCGCCTGCCACGGCGCGGAGGGGCGGGGCCTGCCGGGGCAATATCCGCCGCTGGCGGGATCGGAGATCGTCCTCTCGAAGGAGGGCTTCGGGGAGAACCACCTCGCGTGGATCGTCCTCGACGGCCTCGTCGGGCCGGTGCGGGTGGCGGGCGCGCCGCAGTGCAACGGGGCGATGGTGCCGTGGAAGGGCTATTTCGACGACGCGAAGCTGGCGGCGGTCCTGACCTACATCCGGCAGGAGTGGGGGAACGCCGCGCCGCCGATCGCCCCGGAAGGGGTCGCGGCGGCGAGGGCGGCCTCGGACGCCGGGGCGCGGCGGGGACCGTGGACGATCCCGGCGCTGCTGCAGCATCCCGCGGAGGCGTTGCCGCAGGGCCCTCTTCCCGTCGCCCCCAAAAAAGAGTCAGGCACCCCTCCGTGAAGAGGGATGCCTGACATAGTGCATCGTGCGTCCGGACCTAAGCCGAATTCTGTCCCGGGCGGAGGCCGATGCGCCTGCCGTCCCTTGGGCCGTCATTTCTCTGCCGCCGTCGTTTCTTGCGGAACGACCGGCGGCCCCGATCAGTGACCGTGGTGCGGCCTAACCCGGAACCGGATCTCCCTCTTGCGAGGGGAATCGGATCAGGCGATCCTGGGATCGGTCCCTGTTCGGCCTTGCATCGCGTGGGGTTTATCGCTTCCCGCCGTTGCCGGGGGAAGGGTGGGCTCTTACCCCGCCTTTTCACCCTTTCCGGAAGGGTCTCCCCTCCCGGTGGTCTTCTTTTCTGTGACACTTTCCATGCCGCTCCGCTTGCGCGTGAACGGCTCCGCTGTCTTCCGGCGGCACGCTGCCTGACGATGTTCGGACTTTCCTCCCGGAAGGAGTGACCCTCCCGAGCGACGACCGTCCGGACGCCTGGAGAGCATGGCAGAAGGACGGGGGCGGAAAAAGGTTTAAAACGGTTTAAAAAGGTTATCGTCATCGGGCCCGCCCGCGCTTGTCCTTCCCCCGCTCTTCCCGCTACGCTCGCGTTCTTCCATGGAGCCCGACGTCGTCGTATCCCCCTTCGCGAAACCCCGCGCCGCCAAGCTGGCCCCGGGCTCGGTCGTCGGCGCGGCGCTGATCGTCCTCCTCCTGGCCGTCGGCGTCACGGTCCTCGGCGGGGCGCGGACCTGGATCCTCCTCCCGATGTTCGGCCTCGCGGCGGGGCTGATCCTGCTCCAGTTCGGCCGGATCGCCGCCGGGCCGGGGCTCGGCATCGGGCGGCTGGTGCGGCCCGACGTGATCGACGCCCTCGCCTTCCTCTTCCTCGCCTACGCGACGATCCGCTACGCCACGGCCCCGATCGAGTACACGGCGAGGATCGAGTGGATGACGATCCTCTCCGGCGGCATCGTCTTCTGGACGGCGCGCTACGGCCTGGTCCGCTCCGGCCACGGGCTGATCATCCTCTGGGGCCTCACGGGGATCGCCTTCGCCGAGGCCCTCTTCTCCATCTGGCTTTCCTTCAATCCCGATTTCAAGGTCTGGGGGGAGACCCTCAACATCCATTACTATCCCCGCTTCCTCGGCTCCTTCGGCTGCCCGAACCATTACGGGGCCTTCCTCTACATGGGGACCTTCTCCGCCCTCGCCCTCGCTTTTTTCCTGCCGCAGGAGCACCGGCTCCCGAAGCTCCTCCTCCTGCTGGCGGCGGTGACGATGGCCTTCGGCGTCGCGTTCTCCCTCTCCCGGGGGAGCTGGATCGGGTTCTTCGCGGGCTTCGTCGTCTTCGCGATCTTCTGCGTGAAGAACGGGAAGATTCCGGCGAAGGGGGCGTGGATCGCGGTCGGCGGGCTCCTCCTCCTCGCGGGCGCCTGGGCGCTCATCTCCCCCGACGTCCAGGGCCGCCTCTCGGAGATGACCGCCCATCTCTCGACCCTCGGCGGGAACCAGTCCCTCGACGGCTATATCCGCATCGTCCTGGCGCACGACGCCTGGCGGATCATCTGCGACTACTTCTGGTTCGGCTCCGGTCCCGGCACCTTCGCCTTCCTCCATCCCCGCTACCAGGACGCCCTCTACAGCACGCTGGCGATCTACCCCCACGACGACTACCTCAACACGTGGAGCGATTACGGCTTTGTCGGTTTCCTCCTCGCCTTCGGCTTCGCCAATGCCGTGGTGGCGGCGATGTGGCTCCGGGTCCGGTCGCGGCGGAGCGGGTCGTGGGGCCGCCGGGCGCTGCTCGGCGCGGGCCTCGCCTCGTGGACGGCGCTGATGCTCCACGAGACGCTCGACTTCAACTTCCACATCCCCGTCGACGCCCTCGCGGGGCTGACCCTCGCGGGCCTCGCCCTGCGGGCGAACGGCGGGGAGGCGGCGGTCTCCTACGAGGGGAAGTGGGCGAAGCGGACGGCGAAGATCGCCGCCGTCGCGGGGGTCTTCCTCTCCTGCTTCTTCGTCGCCCGCCTCACCGAGACCGCGCGGGGATATTATCCTTTCTTCCGCATCGATGCGCAGAAGGGCGAGGCGATCTTCCCCGAGGCCGAGATCGCCCTCACCGAGGCGCTCCGCTTCGATCCCCGGGCCTGGGAGGCGCAGGCGCTGCTCGGCGACTATTGCCGGGCCGAGGCGGTGAAGCAGGCCGACGAGAAGGACCGGATGGACCTCGCGCAGAAGGCCGTCACCGCCTACCTCGGCGCGATCGCCCTCAATCCCTACGACGACGGCCTCCTGGTCCGCCTCGGCCTGACCTACGACGAGATGGGACGCTTCGACGAGGCCTACATCGCCTACTCAAAGGCGATCGCGCGGCGGCCTTACAACGGGTTTTATCACGCCTACCTCGGCCTCCATTTCTGGCGGCGCGGGGGAATGAAGAACTTCGTCCGGGCCGAAAAGGAATTCGAGACGGGCCGGAATTGCCCCTACGGGCAGGAGACGGCCTTCGCCTATCAGAAGCAGTTCGCCCAATACCGGCTGCAGATGGCCGCCCAGGCCCCCGTCCCGCCCGCACCGGCGGCGACGCCGACCTCGACTCCCGTCGCCCCCGCGCCGACGGCGGAGGAGAAGGGCGCGGTCCCCGAAGAGGCCGACCCCGCGAAGTAAGGGGTCAATTCTTGTCGGAGACCGCCGAGGGGACGGCGGCCGAATCGGCCGGGGCCGAGGAAGCCGCCGCGGTCACGGTCGGCGCGTGGCCCTTCTTCCAATATTTCGCATAGCGTTCGTCGTAGCCGACCTTCGTGATCGAGAGGTCGGCGACGCCCGACTGGATGATGCCGAGTTCCTTCGCCGCGCCGTAGGAGAGATCGATGTCGCGGCCCGAGACGAAGGGGCCGCGGTCGGTGACCGTCACCCGGACGGTCTTGCCGTTCTTCGGGTTGCGGACCGAGAGGATCGTCCCCATCGGGAGGGTGCGATGGGCGGCGGTGTAGCCGTACATGTCGAAGCGCTCCCCGCTGGCCGTGGGGCCCTGGTGGTTTTCCTTCCCGTACCACGACGCCGTCACGTTCCCGCTGGTCGAGGAGCACCCGAGGAAGGGGAGGGAGATCAGGGTGGCGACGATCAGGGCGGAGGGGAGGAAGGGAAGTTTCATGGGGTGACCGGTGAGGGGATAAAGCGGGGTTGGTTAAGATCGCTCCGTAGGGGAATCAAGTCAAGGGACCAAGTCGACCCCTCCTTCCCTGCCTTCCCGGTGCCTTCCGATTGTAACCGGCCCGCGCTTGCCAAGATTCTTCCCGCCCCGTATCTACTGGGGGATCATGTCGGCCAAGCCCATCACCTCTTTCATCGACCACCACTACCGTCACTTCAACGCCGCCGCGCTGCGGGACGCCGCCATCGGCTACAACAAGCACCTCGCCGACGGCGGCGTGATGTTCATGACCCTCGCCGGCGCGATGAGCACCGCCGAGCTCGGCCTCTCCCTCGCCGAGATGATCCGCCAGGGCAAGGTCCAGGCGATCTGCTGCACCGGGGCGAACCTCGAGGAGGACGTCTTCAACCTCGTCGCCCACGACCACTACATCCGCGTCCCGAACTACCGCGACCTGACGCCGCAGGACGAGCAGGCGCTGCTCGAGAAGCACATGAACCGCGTCACCGACACCTGCATCCCGGAGATGGAGGCGATGCGCCGCATCGAGGGCGCGATCCTCGCCGAATGGACGAAGGCCGACCAGGCCGGGCAGCAGTTCTTCCCCCACGAGTTCTTCTGGAAGATCCTCCTCTCCGGCGCGCTGGAGCAGTATTACCAGATCGATCCGAAGAACAGCTGGCTCCTCGCCGCCGCCCA from Verrucomicrobium sp. GAS474 encodes the following:
- a CDS encoding cytochrome c; protein product: MSDLSPPVPPSAPRWLTLLAGIAGLWALSYLFLYNGGFDGATVDENATFAAAGDAGGEADPVAMGKKLYRRNCLACHGAEGRGLPGQYPPLAGSEIVLSKEGFGENHLAWIVLDGLVGPVRVAGAPQCNGAMVPWKGYFDDAKLAAVLTYIRQEWGNAAPPIAPEGVAAARAASDAGARRGPWTIPALLQHPAEALPQGPLPVAPKKESGTPP
- a CDS encoding O-antigen ligase family protein codes for the protein MEPDVVVSPFAKPRAAKLAPGSVVGAALIVLLLAVGVTVLGGARTWILLPMFGLAAGLILLQFGRIAAGPGLGIGRLVRPDVIDALAFLFLAYATIRYATAPIEYTARIEWMTILSGGIVFWTARYGLVRSGHGLIILWGLTGIAFAEALFSIWLSFNPDFKVWGETLNIHYYPRFLGSFGCPNHYGAFLYMGTFSALALAFFLPQEHRLPKLLLLLAAVTMAFGVAFSLSRGSWIGFFAGFVVFAIFCVKNGKIPAKGAWIAVGGLLLLAGAWALISPDVQGRLSEMTAHLSTLGGNQSLDGYIRIVLAHDAWRIICDYFWFGSGPGTFAFLHPRYQDALYSTLAIYPHDDYLNTWSDYGFVGFLLAFGFANAVVAAMWLRVRSRRSGSWGRRALLGAGLASWTALMLHETLDFNFHIPVDALAGLTLAGLALRANGGEAAVSYEGKWAKRTAKIAAVAGVFLSCFFVARLTETARGYYPFFRIDAQKGEAIFPEAEIALTEALRFDPRAWEAQALLGDYCRAEAVKQADEKDRMDLAQKAVTAYLGAIALNPYDDGLLVRLGLTYDEMGRFDEAYIAYSKAIARRPYNGFYHAYLGLHFWRRGGMKNFVRAEKEFETGRNCPYGQETAFAYQKQFAQYRLQMAAQAPVPPAPAATPTSTPVAPAPTAEEKGAVPEEADPAK
- a CDS encoding septal ring lytic transglycosylase RlpA family protein, encoding MKLPFLPSALIVATLISLPFLGCSSTSGNVTASWYGKENHQGPTASGERFDMYGYTAAHRTLPMGTILSVRNPKNGKTVRVTVTDRGPFVSGRDIDLSYGAAKELGIIQSGVADLSITKVGYDERYAKYWKKGHAPTVTAAASSAPADSAAVPSAVSDKN
- a CDS encoding deoxyhypusine synthase family protein — translated: MSAKPITSFIDHHYRHFNAAALRDAAIGYNKHLADGGVMFMTLAGAMSTAELGLSLAEMIRQGKVQAICCTGANLEEDVFNLVAHDHYIRVPNYRDLTPQDEQALLEKHMNRVTDTCIPEMEAMRRIEGAILAEWTKADQAGQQFFPHEFFWKILLSGALEQYYQIDPKNSWLLAAAQANIPMIVPGWEDSTLGNMYAGHVISGDIKNVHTVRTGIEYMMFLADWYTKTASKSSIGFFQIGGGIAGDFPICVVPMLHQDLQRPEVPLWGYFCQISDSTTSYGSYSGAVPNEKITWGKLGIDTPKYIIESDASIVAPLIFGYVLGW